The following proteins are encoded in a genomic region of Cryptomeria japonica chromosome 11, Sugi_1.0, whole genome shotgun sequence:
- the LOC131041295 gene encoding F-box/kelch-repeat protein At5g60570 yields the protein MLDTQGCILSGLREQDQVRKCYDAECEKEKRAFQESNLDHKKIKTFGTGMVTVNVLDKSRCQLEPYDSESQGEGSHDSLLPGLHDDLGLDCLALTSRSYHGSLARVNKRFKNLIMTGKLYQWRRQLGVVEQWIYMVCDLIGWEAYDPYRQRWMRLPRMPSDECFTYADKESLAVGTELLVFGRELLGFVIWRYSLLTHTWSRLPGMNLPRCLFGSSSFGEIAIVAGGSDKDGAVLKSAELYNSEAGTWETLPDMHSPRKLCSGFFMDGKFYVIGGMSSHTTSLTCGEEYNLQTRTWRKIRNMFPGGNGAAHAPPLVAVVSNQLYAVEYSRNEVKKYDKENNTWSVLGRLPVRADSTNGWGLAFKACGNAILVIGGQRGPDGESIVLNTWRPTSDAGRQVEWNVLANKERAGVFVYNCAVMGC from the coding sequence ATGTTGGACACCCAAGGCTGCATCCTGTCCGGTTTACGCGAACAAGATCAGGTGAGAAAATGCTATGATGCAGAATGCGAAAAGGAGAAGAGAGCGTTCCAAGAATCAAACTTAGATCATAAGAAGATCAAGACTTTTGGCACCGGCATGGTGACTGTTAATGTTCTCGATAAGAGCAGGTGCCAACTTGAACCTTATGACAGTGAAAGCCAAGGTGAGGGTTCCCACGATTCTCTGCTTCCAGGTCTTCATGATGACTTAGGTTTGGATTGCCTTGCATTGACATCTAGGTCATATCATGGCTCATTGGCTCGCGTAAATAAGAGGTTCAAGAATCTTATTATGACTGGTAAGCTTTACCAGTGGCGAAGGCAGCTTGGGGTAGTAGAGCAATGGATTTACATGGTCTGTGATTTGATAGGATGGGAGGCATATGATCCCTATAGACAACGTTGGATGAGGTTGCCTAGGATGCCGTCTGACGAGTGTTTTACTTATGCTGATAAGGAGTCCCTGGCTGTTGGGACCGAATTACTTGTTTTTGGCAGAGAATTACTTGGATTTGTTATTTGGAGGTATAGCTTATTGACCCATACTTGGTCCAGGTTACCTGGGATGAATCTCCCTCGGTGCTTATTTGGTTCAAGCAGCTTCGGAGAGATTGCCATAGTTGCTGGGGGAAGTGACAAGGATGGAGCTGTCCTCAAATCTGCGGAGCTCTATAATTCTGAGGCAGGCACTTGGGAAACACTGCCTGATATGCATTCTCCACGGAAGCTATGTTCAGGCTTTTTCATGGACGGGAAGTTCTATGTAATAGGAGGAATGTCAAGTCACACCACTTCCTTGACATGCGGTGAAGAGTACAACCTTCAAACTAGGACTTGGAGAAAGATCCGGAACATGTTCCCTGGAGGAAATGGAGCTGCCCATGCACCTCCATTGGTTGCTGTGGTAAGTAATCAGCTATATGCTGTTGAATATTCTAGAAATGAAGTGAAGAAATATGACAAGGAAAATAATACATGGAGTGTCCTGGGTAGGTTGCCTGTGAGGGCAGATTCAACCAATGGTTGGGGTTTGGCATTCAAGGCTTGTGGTAATGCCATTCTTGTCATTGGTGGCCAAAGAGGGCCTGATGGTGAAAGCATTGTTTTGAATACATGGAGGCCTACATCTGATGCTGGAAGGCAAGTAGAATGGAATGTTCTTGCCAACAAGGAGCGTGCTGGGGTATTTGTTTATAACTGTGCAGTGATGGGTTGTTGA